In a single window of the Vibrio celticus genome:
- the yegD gene encoding molecular chaperone, whose amino-acid sequence MFIGFDYGTANCSVAAMVNGEPSLLPLEGNNHYIPSTVFAPTRESVSEHLFRHLNIKPSDAIGEQVLRRAIALNREESIDLVPEDMAFGQAALDLYLEDPRDVYYVKSPKSFLGASGLHDVQVSFFEDLVCAMMANIKNQAELTTQEQIKQAVIGRPINFHGRGGEEANRQAEDTLTRAAKRAGFLDIAFQFEPVAAGLDYESTLTENQTVLVVDIGGGTTDCSLLEMGPSWSGKADRTQSLLAHSGQRVGGNDLDIYLAFKQLMSPFGMGSKGISGIDMPLTQFWNPIAINNVEAQKNFYSRENLAALKLLRKEASEPQKLERLMKVYHDTLGYGIVRRAEEAKIALAESSQYRAEINVASELVEVDISVEQMVEAIETPKSKMIELVKEAIQQGQKKPDVIYMTGGSARSPILREAVQQAVPNVPIVSGNYFGSVTAGLARWAEVCFK is encoded by the coding sequence ATGTTTATTGGATTTGATTATGGAACAGCGAACTGTTCTGTCGCGGCGATGGTTAATGGAGAGCCAAGCCTGTTACCGCTCGAAGGTAACAACCACTATATTCCCTCAACCGTGTTTGCGCCTACTCGTGAGAGTGTTTCTGAACATCTATTCCGTCATTTGAATATCAAGCCGAGTGATGCGATCGGTGAGCAAGTTTTACGACGTGCGATCGCTCTGAACAGAGAAGAGAGTATCGACCTAGTACCAGAAGACATGGCATTTGGTCAGGCTGCGTTGGACTTATATTTAGAAGATCCTCGCGATGTTTATTATGTTAAGTCCCCTAAGTCTTTCCTTGGCGCGAGTGGACTGCATGATGTGCAGGTGAGCTTTTTCGAAGATTTAGTGTGCGCCATGATGGCAAATATCAAGAATCAAGCCGAACTCACGACTCAAGAGCAGATCAAGCAAGCTGTTATCGGTCGACCAATCAACTTCCACGGTCGAGGTGGTGAAGAAGCAAACAGACAAGCTGAAGACACCCTCACTCGCGCAGCTAAGCGTGCTGGTTTCCTTGATATCGCTTTTCAATTTGAGCCCGTAGCCGCAGGTCTTGATTATGAAAGCACACTAACTGAAAACCAAACGGTATTGGTTGTTGATATTGGCGGTGGTACCACCGATTGCTCATTATTGGAGATGGGACCAAGCTGGTCTGGTAAAGCGGATCGTACCCAGAGCTTGTTGGCACACAGTGGACAAAGGGTAGGGGGTAATGACCTCGATATCTATCTTGCATTCAAACAACTGATGTCACCTTTTGGTATGGGCAGCAAAGGCATTTCGGGTATTGATATGCCACTGACTCAATTCTGGAATCCAATTGCGATTAATAATGTTGAAGCTCAAAAGAACTTCTATTCAAGAGAAAACCTAGCGGCATTAAAATTACTTCGCAAAGAAGCGTCGGAGCCTCAAAAGCTAGAACGTTTGATGAAGGTTTATCACGACACCTTGGGCTACGGTATTGTGCGTAGAGCTGAAGAAGCTAAGATTGCGCTGGCAGAATCCTCTCAATATCGTGCTGAGATTAATGTTGCCTCTGAACTTGTCGAGGTAGATATCTCAGTCGAACAGATGGTTGAAGCGATTGAAACACCAAAGTCTAAGATGATTGAGTTGGTTAAAGAGGCGATTCAACAAGGCCAGAAAAAGCCAGACGTAATCTACATGACGGGTGGTTCAGCTCGTTCACCGATACTTCGTGAGGCCGTACAACAAGCTGTGCCGAACGTACCTATTGTGAGTGGTAATTACTTCGGTTCAGTAACCGCAGGTTTAGCTCGTTGGGCTGAGGTTTGCTTCAAATAA
- a CDS encoding autoinducer 2-binding periplasmic protein LuxP, translated as MKRLLMLFGLAVFSASALSHGTHVLNGYWEYQDYLSIFPEQKALTDKMVEAVQNHPVPLRRIQDEPITISVVYPGQQISDYWVRNIQAFEKRLDRLKIRYQINQVFTRINADLAQQSISLQEAIENKTDYLIFTLDTTRHRKFIEHVLTSTDTKLILQNITTPVRAWADRQPFMYVGFDHATGSLKLADYFKQVSPPDSKYSVLYYSQGYISDARGDTFIHEVNTDTNFTLKSSFYTKSNKDSGYQAAKISIENDKDLDFIYACSTDVALGAMEAIRESGQDILVNGWGGGSAELEAIARGDLDVTVMRMNDDTGIAMAEAIKWDLAGLEVPTVYSGEFEIVTKEDSPERISELKQRAFRYSGH; from the coding sequence ATGAAACGTTTACTGATGTTGTTTGGACTTGCCGTATTTTCTGCGTCCGCTCTCTCCCATGGTACTCATGTCCTCAATGGGTACTGGGAATACCAAGATTATCTTTCCATTTTTCCAGAGCAAAAAGCATTGACCGATAAAATGGTCGAGGCTGTACAAAATCACCCTGTGCCATTGAGAAGAATCCAAGACGAACCAATTACGATTTCCGTGGTGTATCCGGGTCAACAGATCTCGGATTACTGGGTTCGTAATATTCAAGCTTTTGAGAAGCGTCTCGATAGGCTGAAGATCCGCTACCAAATAAATCAAGTATTTACCCGTATTAATGCCGATCTCGCGCAGCAGAGTATTTCGTTGCAAGAAGCGATTGAAAACAAGACGGATTATTTGATTTTCACACTAGATACCACGCGCCACCGCAAGTTTATCGAGCACGTGTTGACCTCTACTGACACCAAACTCATTCTGCAAAATATCACGACGCCAGTGCGAGCTTGGGCAGATAGACAGCCATTTATGTATGTGGGTTTTGACCATGCGACAGGCAGCTTAAAACTGGCGGACTATTTTAAACAAGTAAGTCCACCAGACAGTAAGTATTCTGTTTTGTATTACTCACAAGGCTATATCAGTGATGCGCGTGGAGATACTTTTATCCATGAAGTGAATACTGATACCAACTTTACCCTTAAGTCTTCGTTTTACACAAAATCAAACAAAGACAGTGGCTACCAAGCGGCTAAAATCAGCATAGAGAACGATAAGGATCTAGACTTTATCTATGCATGTTCAACGGATGTCGCTCTCGGTGCAATGGAAGCGATTCGTGAATCGGGCCAAGACATCTTAGTGAATGGTTGGGGAGGCGGCTCTGCTGAACTTGAAGCCATTGCAAGGGGCGACCTAGATGTTACTGTCATGCGTATGAACGACGATACAGGCATTGCAATGGCAGAGGCGATCAAGTGGGATCTAGCCGGTTTGGAAGTGCCTACCGTTTACTCTGGTGAATTTGAAATTGTCACCAAGGAAGATTCCCCAGAACGTATTTCAGAACTTAAACAGCGGGCATTTAGGTACTCAGGTCACTAA
- a CDS encoding DUF1289 domain-containing protein gives MKTPCRAACKNNGGMCSGCFRTMDEIIGWKGLSENERTSVMDNLSGESSTHQCPQCNEPAQCDISAGKETCWCFDLEKRDTSDIPKAGVCLCRKCLSALPIQ, from the coding sequence ATGAAAACACCTTGCCGAGCGGCTTGTAAAAATAATGGCGGAATGTGTAGTGGCTGCTTTCGAACAATGGATGAGATTATAGGCTGGAAAGGCTTATCTGAAAACGAACGAACGTCAGTCATGGATAACCTTAGTGGCGAGAGTTCGACTCACCAATGTCCACAGTGTAATGAGCCAGCTCAATGCGATATCAGTGCGGGCAAAGAGACGTGTTGGTGTTTTGACCTAGAAAAACGAGATACTAGCGATATTCCAAAGGCTGGAGTATGTCTATGCCGCAAGTGCTTGTCTGCCCTGCCTATTCAGTAG
- a CDS encoding PilZ domain-containing protein, producing the protein MHKDKNLELFRYLKPGTKTAGVLEFGPDDSIQISTLYIGHKEDQYLILELTQKATEALTLRKLTNVDIIVRAITDTELGHIVAFKTNVLAHISSPAHLIFLRPPSNFATKPIREHERYKVRLGCEVTFDTLSLDATLVDFSASGCGIYLTQQSDIDVGWKIKVNSDLNEYLDDDLVYKVLSKKRQRQGWLLGIQFPEHLDMSDELKTLLLEQAFVAGSI; encoded by the coding sequence ATGCATAAAGATAAAAACTTAGAACTGTTCAGATACCTAAAGCCAGGTACAAAAACAGCAGGTGTATTGGAATTTGGCCCAGACGACTCAATCCAGATCAGTACACTTTATATCGGGCACAAAGAAGATCAGTACCTTATCCTAGAGCTTACGCAAAAAGCGACAGAAGCACTGACACTGAGAAAGCTCACAAACGTTGATATTATTGTTCGTGCGATTACCGACACCGAACTTGGGCACATTGTCGCGTTCAAAACCAATGTACTGGCTCATATCTCCTCACCAGCACATCTAATCTTCCTTCGCCCACCCTCAAACTTTGCAACCAAGCCTATTCGTGAACACGAAAGGTATAAGGTACGTCTCGGCTGTGAAGTCACCTTTGATACCTTGTCGCTGGATGCCACTCTGGTCGATTTTTCAGCGTCAGGGTGCGGTATCTATCTTACCCAGCAATCAGATATTGATGTCGGCTGGAAGATAAAAGTTAATTCTGACTTAAATGAGTACTTAGATGACGATCTAGTCTACAAAGTGTTGAGTAAGAAAAGGCAAAGACAAGGCTGGCTGTTAGGTATCCAATTCCCTGAACACCTAGATATGAGTGATGAGTTAAAAACGCTACTGTTGGAACAAGCCTTTGTCGCTGGCTCTATATAA
- a CDS encoding YceH family protein produces MNTVLSPIEARIIGCLIEKEVTTPDHYPLTLNSLTTACNQKSNREPVLSLSESDVLDAVDGLIGRRMVSDESSFNSRVNKYQHRFCNTEFGDLQFTEQERAIICCMLLRGAQTPGELRTRTGRLANFSDVKEVEATLDKLAAREAGALVVKLPREAGKRESRYQHLLSGEVDVEAFATASVSAAAPSATSEKFEELESEVASLRAEVAELKALVESLL; encoded by the coding sequence ATGAACACAGTACTTTCCCCAATTGAAGCGAGAATTATCGGTTGTTTGATCGAAAAAGAAGTCACTACTCCCGATCATTACCCACTGACACTGAACAGTTTAACCACGGCATGTAATCAAAAGAGTAACCGTGAACCTGTTCTCTCTCTTTCTGAGTCAGATGTTTTAGATGCGGTTGATGGTTTAATTGGACGTCGCATGGTGAGTGATGAGAGCAGCTTCAATAGCCGTGTTAATAAGTATCAGCATCGTTTCTGCAACACTGAGTTCGGTGATCTGCAATTTACAGAGCAAGAGCGTGCAATCATTTGCTGTATGTTACTGCGCGGCGCGCAAACGCCTGGTGAACTTCGTACTCGAACGGGTCGCCTTGCAAACTTTAGTGATGTGAAAGAAGTAGAAGCAACATTAGACAAACTCGCTGCAAGAGAAGCAGGTGCCTTGGTTGTGAAGCTGCCACGCGAAGCGGGTAAACGTGAATCACGCTACCAGCACTTGTTGAGCGGTGAAGTGGATGTTGAAGCGTTTGCGACGGCATCAGTAAGTGCGGCTGCCCCCTCTGCAACGAGTGAAAAGTTTGAAGAGCTTGAGTCTGAAGTTGCAAGCCTACGAGCAGAAGTGGCAGAGCTTAAGGCTCTGGTTGAATCACTGCTTTAA
- a CDS encoding GIY-YIG nuclease family protein has translation MSDADKNADWVVYLIRNRHNALYCGVTNNLERRFEQHQTGKGAKALKGKGPLKLVWSFDVGSKSEALKTEYAIKQLPKSRKEKLVSLKLIIEWQKDKIQYIEVS, from the coding sequence ATGTCAGATGCTGATAAAAATGCGGATTGGGTCGTGTACTTGATCCGCAATCGTCACAATGCCCTTTATTGTGGCGTGACGAACAATCTAGAACGTCGATTTGAACAACATCAAACCGGTAAAGGCGCCAAAGCTTTAAAAGGTAAAGGCCCGCTAAAGCTGGTTTGGAGTTTTGATGTTGGCTCAAAAAGTGAAGCATTGAAAACCGAATATGCGATTAAGCAATTGCCCAAATCCCGCAAAGAAAAACTGGTATCACTCAAACTGATTATTGAGTGGCAAAAAGACAAAATTCAATATATCGAAGTCTCATAA
- a CDS encoding HopJ type III effector protein — translation MELETLLNTLAETPEAVQFEDTMQVIEAHYDFSESEFRNGEVVNAAGQNNGSCKIFAFGLEQGLSAEQTLACFGQFYRNDVLGFPENSDHQNIRNFMVHGWNGIQFSQPALVAKTK, via the coding sequence ATGGAACTGGAAACCTTATTAAATACTCTGGCTGAAACCCCAGAGGCTGTGCAATTTGAAGATACAATGCAAGTGATCGAAGCTCACTATGATTTTTCTGAGAGCGAATTTCGTAATGGTGAGGTAGTGAACGCTGCAGGGCAGAATAATGGTTCGTGTAAGATTTTTGCTTTTGGTTTAGAGCAAGGCCTATCAGCAGAGCAAACACTTGCTTGTTTTGGTCAATTTTATCGTAACGACGTGCTAGGGTTTCCTGAGAACAGCGACCATCAAAATATTCGTAACTTCATGGTTCATGGCTGGAATGGTATCCAGTTTTCTCAGCCTGCGCTGGTTGCAAAAACGAAGTAG
- a CDS encoding DUF496 family protein yields the protein MSSVFEIVNQARRKNKLKRELLDNEKKVRDNRKRVDLLDNLLDYIKPEMTHDEILGIIKNMKADYEDRVDDHIIKSAEISKARRDISRRIRELTEEDKQTQGKK from the coding sequence ATGAGCAGCGTATTTGAAATTGTTAACCAAGCACGACGTAAGAACAAACTTAAGCGTGAACTTTTAGACAACGAAAAGAAAGTTCGTGACAACCGCAAGCGTGTCGACCTTCTTGATAACCTACTTGATTACATCAAGCCAGAGATGACTCACGACGAAATCCTAGGCATTATCAAAAATATGAAAGCTGACTACGAAGACCGTGTTGATGACCACATCATCAAGAGCGCTGAGATTTCTAAAGCTCGCCGTGACATCAGCCGTCGCATTCGTGAACTGACAGAAGAAGACAAGCAAACTCAAGGTAAGAAGTAA
- a CDS encoding D-Ala-D-Ala carboxypeptidase family metallohydrolase encodes MYGSILITLALSTTQPYPEKFEKLYTEETEITYDDLVVDVHGYKVPTRSAFRGWMLLNHAQDQVRAIGQQLKDNGVTQSMPLHLVLLQGTDWAMSNTTLFTLPNKKHVPNMINTLKYIQQYIEPEIGVVIPVSGERTNIYNQQAGGALRSKHLEFCALDLVPANDITREDLHVKLKKVHAEFGQKNNVGLGLYSGVRFHIDTCGFRQW; translated from the coding sequence ATGTACGGAAGTATTCTGATTACCTTGGCGTTATCAACGACACAACCTTACCCTGAAAAATTTGAGAAACTTTATACCGAAGAAACCGAAATCACTTATGACGATCTCGTGGTCGATGTTCATGGCTACAAGGTTCCGACCCGATCAGCATTTCGAGGTTGGATGCTCCTCAATCACGCTCAAGACCAAGTGAGAGCGATCGGACAACAACTCAAGGACAATGGCGTCACTCAGAGCATGCCTCTGCATCTCGTTCTATTGCAAGGGACGGATTGGGCAATGAGTAATACAACCTTGTTTACCCTCCCAAATAAGAAACATGTGCCAAACATGATCAATACCCTGAAGTACATACAACAATATATTGAGCCTGAAATCGGTGTTGTTATCCCTGTGTCCGGAGAGCGAACCAATATCTACAATCAACAAGCTGGTGGTGCACTGCGAAGTAAACACTTGGAATTCTGCGCCTTAGACTTAGTTCCTGCGAATGATATTACTCGCGAAGATCTACACGTGAAACTTAAAAAGGTTCATGCTGAATTTGGGCAAAAAAATAACGTTGGGCTGGGGTTGTATTCTGGTGTTCGATTCCACATCGATACTTGCGGATTTAGACAGTGGTAA
- a CDS encoding SMP domain-containing protein yields the protein MKTMTQRFQTLLSVSNFSLAITTLLMLLSIIVAYPMADHFSLPIQIVAHISTILVAALLKISYVGRCLAQYNLGLEVC from the coding sequence ATGAAGACGATGACTCAACGCTTTCAAACTCTGCTTTCTGTTTCAAACTTCAGTCTAGCTATCACAACCTTGCTTATGCTTCTCAGTATTATCGTTGCTTATCCAATGGCCGATCACTTCTCACTGCCAATTCAAATCGTCGCCCACATCAGCACCATCTTAGTCGCAGCCTTGTTGAAAATCAGCTATGTCGGTCGTTGCCTTGCACAATACAACCTTGGATTGGAAGTTTGTTAA
- the luxQ gene encoding quorum-sensing autoinducer 2 sensor kinase/phosphatase LuxQ, translating to MKKSYASTPRNTLARLITRIVILVIGVMALGVLIHNYETSSNIVQQETNRTVQQTSSLIQNMFDYRLSVLQIHQDSSSHSETLREYFDTGNDETLSYFFFGVDQREPDHAPDLRFASTHDGLVWEDGNGQFYGLDEYNLKHISDEVSFSSNWHFIKLRTDIGKRHLLARRTPIVDNATGEVLGQLYIAIVLDNNFSLAESIQQGSNCENIVIEAHGTPVTSTFSGDESYTITDILNYQMYEQLPRHFVTIATIKINAVETPLIIRAVQKNNNFIALEENYQRAIIVVIVVIILMSFFARTWIQKRVSAELDKLMDFTRSASASEEYNKFDGSNIFEFHHIGCTLEDTFERLSEQNQKFQDLFNFAHSPILVWSEKGDLIQMNPAARMALFDADDNYGPIAQEFEYRMLPNIQMVVQGSKLTGINVPIGEKVFRWNMSAIRVEHGITGVVVQGQDITKLIEAERQADRAREEAEHLANVRADFLAKMSHEIRTPLNGILGVSQLLKRSMHNEDNREQVDVLCNSAEHLLAVLNDILDFSKIEQGQFNIQKKDFRLGELVNTLDSIYRPLCEDKSVEFTIVNHLADDIEINTDQVRLNQIMFNLLSNAFKFTHQGGISVSFELESIFNSDHASLIVRVQDSGIGIDESKIDAVFEPFVQAEETTTREYGGTGLGLTIVKNLVDMLEGDIQVRSVIGQGSEFTIEIPVIVHAKPLLVDAKQQAEVEPEALFSRPLNVLLVEDNHTNAFIAQAFCKKYGMVVTWAKDGLEAIEMAKTITYDLILMDNQLPNLGGVETTQQLRGEIGVSAPIYACTADAQESTRDSFMAAGANYVIVKPIKEESLHQAFVHFKNSYWNDTEH from the coding sequence ATGAAGAAAAGTTACGCCAGTACACCTAGAAACACTTTAGCTAGACTCATTACGCGTATCGTTATTTTGGTGATAGGCGTGATGGCACTTGGCGTGCTTATTCATAATTATGAAACCAGCAGTAATATCGTACAGCAAGAGACGAATCGAACGGTACAGCAAACCTCAAGCCTGATCCAAAACATGTTTGATTATCGTTTGTCGGTGCTGCAAATCCATCAAGACAGTAGCTCACACAGTGAAACTCTCAGAGAGTATTTTGATACGGGTAATGACGAGACTCTGAGCTACTTTTTCTTTGGTGTTGACCAACGTGAACCGGACCATGCGCCAGATTTACGCTTTGCCTCAACCCACGATGGTTTGGTTTGGGAAGACGGCAACGGTCAATTTTATGGTTTGGATGAGTACAACTTAAAGCATATTTCTGATGAGGTTTCGTTCAGCAGTAATTGGCATTTTATTAAACTGAGGACAGATATAGGTAAGCGTCACTTGTTGGCTCGCCGTACCCCTATTGTTGATAACGCTACTGGGGAAGTCCTTGGTCAACTCTATATCGCCATTGTGCTTGATAATAACTTCTCTTTGGCTGAGTCAATCCAACAAGGCAGTAACTGCGAAAATATCGTTATTGAAGCGCACGGTACACCGGTGACATCGACATTCAGTGGTGATGAAAGCTACACCATTACCGACATCCTCAATTATCAAATGTACGAACAGTTGCCGCGTCATTTCGTTACCATCGCAACCATTAAGATTAATGCTGTTGAAACTCCTTTAATCATTCGAGCTGTTCAAAAAAATAATAATTTCATTGCGTTAGAAGAGAATTATCAGCGTGCGATCATCGTGGTGATTGTGGTGATCATATTGATGTCTTTTTTTGCTCGAACTTGGATTCAAAAGAGAGTCTCAGCCGAGCTTGATAAGCTAATGGACTTTACTCGTTCGGCAAGTGCTAGCGAAGAGTACAACAAGTTCGATGGCTCTAACATTTTCGAATTTCATCATATTGGTTGTACTCTTGAAGACACCTTTGAGCGCTTATCTGAACAGAATCAAAAATTCCAAGATCTCTTTAACTTTGCTCATTCGCCTATCTTAGTTTGGTCTGAAAAAGGCGATTTGATTCAGATGAACCCCGCCGCTCGCATGGCGTTGTTCGATGCTGATGACAATTATGGTCCAATTGCCCAAGAGTTTGAGTATCGAATGCTGCCTAATATTCAAATGGTGGTTCAAGGATCTAAACTGACGGGTATTAACGTACCCATTGGTGAAAAGGTGTTTCGTTGGAACATGTCTGCTATTCGCGTGGAACACGGCATCACAGGAGTGGTGGTACAAGGGCAAGATATTACTAAGCTTATCGAGGCGGAACGACAGGCTGATCGAGCAAGAGAAGAAGCTGAGCATCTTGCGAATGTGCGAGCAGACTTCTTAGCTAAGATGAGTCATGAGATTCGCACGCCGCTCAACGGTATTCTCGGTGTGTCTCAGCTGCTGAAGCGCTCTATGCACAATGAAGATAATCGCGAGCAGGTGGATGTACTGTGTAATAGTGCGGAACATTTACTGGCGGTACTTAACGATATCTTGGACTTCTCAAAAATTGAGCAAGGGCAGTTTAATATTCAAAAGAAAGACTTCCGTTTAGGGGAGTTAGTTAATACTTTAGACAGCATCTATCGACCGCTGTGTGAAGATAAATCCGTCGAATTTACCATTGTGAATCACTTGGCTGATGATATTGAAATCAATACCGACCAAGTACGCCTCAATCAGATCATGTTTAATCTGTTGAGTAATGCTTTTAAATTCACTCATCAAGGCGGTATCTCCGTCAGCTTTGAGCTCGAGAGCATCTTTAACTCCGATCACGCCAGCTTAATCGTGCGAGTGCAAGATTCCGGAATTGGTATTGATGAAAGCAAAATTGATGCTGTTTTTGAACCCTTTGTTCAAGCCGAAGAGACCACCACTCGTGAATATGGTGGCACTGGTTTAGGACTTACAATTGTAAAAAATCTGGTCGATATGCTGGAAGGGGACATTCAAGTCCGCAGCGTGATAGGTCAAGGCTCAGAGTTCACGATAGAAATTCCTGTTATCGTACACGCCAAGCCGCTATTAGTCGATGCTAAGCAACAAGCTGAAGTTGAGCCAGAGGCGTTGTTTAGTCGACCTTTGAATGTGTTGCTGGTGGAAGACAATCACACCAATGCCTTTATTGCTCAGGCTTTCTGTAAGAAATATGGCATGGTCGTCACTTGGGCAAAAGATGGCTTAGAAGCGATAGAGATGGCTAAGACGATTACCTATGACTTGATCTTGATGGATAATCAGCTCCCTAATCTCGGTGGTGTAGAAACCACTCAGCAACTAAGAGGTGAGATTGGTGTGTCAGCCCCTATTTATGCGTGTACCGCTGATGCTCAAGAGTCAACTAGAGACAGCTTTATGGCCGCTGGGGCGAATTACGTGATTGTAAAGCCGATTAAAGAAGAGTCGCTCCACCAAGCGTTTGTTCATTTTAAAAACTCATACTGGAATGACACAGAGCACTAG